A window from Neodiprion fabricii isolate iyNeoFabr1 chromosome 2, iyNeoFabr1.1, whole genome shotgun sequence encodes these proteins:
- the LOC124177039 gene encoding uncharacterized protein LOC124177039 produces MDSNSRLQSQISVNSTTDPLKINKKKKKRLSFLVDIVRRIRRNSSLQPTVSVYPTSQISVSANVEAKESTNLKECLENSAAAVTDSAREEQESNRRMVYSAQEILSPRQLISSTTNMCSIRKDEQRTDETKSKDKITNCTVEEKTSLPVNKSFNSTPSFDEVLAKLEETLLRYRFETDVDCKLFTDMIVKQLKQHSTKLSFNDQIIAEMVKREEEKEDSNIVGESSERELSSVKPSTREKVPHLKLDQRDKSQNLLELHTVNARSHVAEAMYGSAASSASNICKNCKCARQKENSSFRNEEFVQNTMKENDVDSCSRKTFYEREFLDHSRYLGSEAGTSSRSLKSTTWFDGNLEGFVGRDSPTRQCSNREHSPPERDLSARLSFEANTSRCSFMSPSFRGVDHVYHDQDIEQCLYPHANLACCGLVMYGQNGSTLSLAQGQYCHRTIPVCGTVSQGISPRYEPNLLQSTPYQERDPCSLQRNRHRRKSKCNCCNRLQSTERVNRRHQHHICKAERRSEPETIRENRTDAGISPPPVLRNFAKAANTVLATIFRRSTNREPHLQAQSSVHLVGLDGVTVFPHDELSIRFTKVSSSDQTRGE; encoded by the exons ATGGATTCCAACTCTCGGTTACAAAGTCAAATTTCTGTTAATTCGACTACAGATCCactaaaaataaacaagaaaaagaagaagagactCTCATTTTTAGTTGACATTGTGAGGAGGATAAGACGTAACAGCTCTCTGCAACCCACCGTCAGTGTGTATCCAACATCACAAATCTCTGTCAGTGCAAATGTAGAAGCTAAAGAATCCACCAATTTGAAGGAATGTCTAGAAAATTCAGCTGCCGCTGTAACAGACTCTGCAAGAGAAGAACAAGAGTCAAACAGAAGAATGGTTTATAGTGCTCAGGAAATATTAAGTCCCAGACAGCTAATTTCATCGACAACGAATATGTGTTCTATTAGGAAAGATGAACAGCGCACAGATGAAACAAAATCTAAGGATAAAATAACTAATTGTACAGTTGAAGAGAAAACGTCACTACCAGTCAATAAAAGTTTCAATAGTACGCCGAGCTTTGACGAAGTTTTGGCCAAGCTTGAAGAAACTTTGCTAAG GTATCGATTTGAGACGGACGTTGATTGCAAGCTCTTTACAGATATGATAGTAAAACAATTGAAGCAACACAGCACAAAGTTGAGTTTTAATGACCAAATTATAGCTGAAATGGtgaaaagagaggaagagaaagaggatTCCAATATTGTCGGAGAATCAAGTGAGCGGGAATTATCTTCTGTCAAACCGAGCACAAGGGAAAAAGTTCCCCATCTTAAATTAGATCAACGTGATAAGAGTCAGAATCTGTTGGAATTACATACCGTGAATGCAAGATCCCACGTGGCCGAAGCCATGTATGGGTCAGCAGCTTCTTCCGCATCAAACATCTGCAAAAACTGCAAATGTGCAAGACAGAAAGAAAATTCGTCCTTCAGGAATGAAGAATTTGTCCAAAATACAATGAAAGAAAACGACGTCGACAGTTGCAGTCGCAAAACATTCTACGAGCGTGAATTCTTGGACCACAGCCGCTATTTAGGGTCCGAAGCAg GTACATCTTCCAGAAGCTTGAAAAGCACCACTTGGTTTGATGGGAATTTGGAGGGTTTTGTGGGCCGGGATTCACCTACCCGTCAATGCTCAAATCGAGAACATTCGCCGCCAGAGAGAGACCTTTCTGCTAGGCTGTCATTCGAGGCTAACACGAGTCGTTGCAGCTTCATGAGCCCGTCATTCCGAGGAGTTGATCACGTTTATCACGACCAAGACATAGAGCAATGTTTGTATCCACATGCAAATCTCGCTTGTTGTGGCCTTGTCATGTACGGACAAAATGGATCCACACTAAG TTTGGCCCAGGGACAATACTGTCACAGGACAATTCCAGTCTGTGGCACCGTCAGCCAGGGAATCTCACCTAG ATACGAACCAAATTTACTTCAATCAACTCCATATCAGGAACGAGATCCATGCTCTCTACAGCGCAATCGTCACAGGAGGAAAAGTAAATGTAATTGCTGCAATCGGTTGCAGAGTACTGAGAGAGTAAATAGAAGACACCAGCATCACATTTGT AAAGCCGAAAGGAGAAGCGAGCCGGAAACAATTCGTGAAAACAGAACGGATGCGGGAATTTCACCACCTCCGGTCCTGAGGAACTTCGCTAAAGCGGCGAACACCGTTTTGGCCACAATATTTCGACGCTCCACTAATCGCGAG